One stretch of Pseudomonas fragi DNA includes these proteins:
- a CDS encoding HIT family protein → MFALDTRLQEDTWLIGDFPLCRLLLSNDSNYPWFILVPRREGITELFQLDDADQQRMWAETTALARVLKALFGADKMNVATLGNVVSQLHMHVIVRYQADVAWPGPVWGKHPARPYTPAQVRAVRDRLASELDASFIFSEG, encoded by the coding sequence GTGTTCGCTTTGGATACACGTCTGCAAGAGGATACCTGGCTGATAGGGGACTTCCCCTTGTGCCGCTTGCTGCTTTCCAACGATTCGAATTACCCCTGGTTTATCCTGGTGCCGCGGCGCGAGGGTATAACCGAACTGTTTCAATTGGATGACGCCGACCAGCAACGCATGTGGGCTGAGACCACCGCTTTGGCGCGGGTGCTGAAAGCGTTGTTCGGCGCGGATAAAATGAATGTGGCCACCCTGGGTAATGTGGTCAGTCAGTTGCACATGCATGTGATTGTTCGTTACCAGGCTGACGTGGCATGGCCAGGGCCGGTATGGGGCAAGCACCCGGCCAGGCCCTATACGCCGGCGCAGGTGCGTGCTGTGCGCGACAGGCTGGCGTCGGAGCTTGACGCCAGTTTCATTTTTTCGGAGGGTTGA
- a CDS encoding SlyX family protein, giving the protein MTLEARVMDLESRLAFQDDTIQALNDVLVAQQNAVDRLQMQMAALLKRQEEMGGQFESFEEEAPPPHY; this is encoded by the coding sequence GTGACGCTTGAAGCGCGAGTGATGGACCTTGAGAGCCGCCTGGCTTTTCAGGATGACACCATTCAGGCATTGAATGATGTGCTGGTTGCCCAGCAGAACGCAGTGGACCGTCTGCAGATGCAGATGGCTGCCTTGCTCAAGCGCCAGGAGGAAATGGGCGGGCAGTTCGAGTCTTTTGAAGAAGAGGCTCCGCCACCGCATTATTGA
- a CDS encoding FmdB family zinc ribbon protein: MPMYDYQCASCGHQLEAIQKISAAPLVDCPACQAPELKKMLSMPGFRLSGTGWYETDFKTGSKKNLAGGDKSD, encoded by the coding sequence ATGCCCATGTACGATTACCAGTGTGCTTCCTGTGGTCATCAGCTGGAAGCCATTCAAAAGATCAGCGCTGCACCGCTGGTTGATTGTCCCGCCTGTCAGGCCCCCGAGCTGAAGAAGATGCTGTCCATGCCGGGCTTCCGCCTTAGCGGTACAGGCTGGTATGAAACAGACTTCAAGACAGGTTCGAAAAAGAATCTGGCAGGCGGCGATAAATCCGACTGA
- a CDS encoding ribbon-helix-helix domain-containing protein: MGRLIQQENTGCRLLQRVRVDPVILDFGMTLARPLSRSVRLNGFATCLRLEEVYWEVLADISHINNCSINTLLSYIDLEVHLRHGGVKNFSGFIRVVCVMHLLKRARGPQGMAQQVFVG, encoded by the coding sequence ATGGGACGATTGATTCAGCAAGAAAATACCGGCTGCCGATTACTGCAAAGAGTCAGGGTCGATCCTGTGATACTGGACTTTGGCATGACGCTGGCCCGGCCCTTGTCGCGCTCAGTGCGATTGAATGGCTTTGCCACTTGTTTGCGCCTTGAGGAAGTGTACTGGGAGGTTTTGGCCGATATCTCACATATCAACAACTGTTCAATCAACACGCTACTGTCTTATATCGATCTGGAGGTTCACTTGCGGCATGGCGGGGTGAAAAACTTCAGCGGGTTTATTCGGGTCGTTTGTGTGATGCATTTATTGAAGAGGGCGCGCGGTCCCCAGGGGATGGCGCAGCAGGTATTCGTGGGTTGA
- a CDS encoding cold-shock protein — protein sequence MLKIVHLITGAAALLLSFIPSLQPEALPYLQHPDALYLAFFGLLNLTLAPVIPFWNKGPRHQLQNLVSALLVLSVVLQTLTLFGLLLPIGDQPAVLLGLTPAVIAVLLHLAVSFYKSSPSSSSHSYDMTNRDTGTVKWFNTSKGFGFISRDSGDDIFVHFRAIRGEGHRVLVEGQRVEFSVMNRDKGLQAEDVIAALPRR from the coding sequence ATGTTGAAAATCGTCCACCTGATAACGGGTGCAGCGGCTTTGCTGCTGTCCTTTATTCCCAGCCTGCAACCCGAAGCCTTACCTTACCTCCAACATCCTGATGCCCTTTACCTGGCTTTTTTTGGCCTGCTGAACCTGACACTGGCCCCAGTTATTCCGTTCTGGAATAAAGGTCCGCGTCACCAACTGCAAAACCTGGTCAGCGCCCTGCTGGTGCTTTCCGTGGTCCTGCAAACACTGACCCTGTTCGGCCTTCTGCTGCCGATCGGTGATCAGCCCGCTGTACTGCTCGGCCTTACGCCTGCTGTGATTGCCGTGCTGCTGCATCTTGCTGTCAGCTTCTACAAGTCTTCACCTTCGTCATCCTCGCACAGCTATGACATGACCAACCGCGATACGGGGACGGTCAAATGGTTCAACACTTCAAAGGGTTTCGGCTTTATTTCGCGAGATTCCGGCGATGATATTTTTGTCCACTTTCGCGCCATCCGTGGCGAAGGCCACCGGGTTTTGGTGGAAGGGCAACGGGTCGAGTTCTCGGTCATGAACCGCGACAAGGGCCTGCAGGCCGAAGACGTGATCGCCGCACTGCCGCGCCGCTGA